A segment of the Magnetococcales bacterium genome:
ACCTCGCCGGAGTCGGGTTGGAGTATCCCCAGGAGGATTTTCAGCAGGGTGGTTTTACCCGCACCGTTGGGGCCGATCAGGGTGACGATCTCCCCGGAATTGACATGCAGATCCACCCCATCGAGAATCATCGAGCCATGGTGTTGCCACCCCACCCCCCGAACTTGAATCAAGGTGGTGTCGGTCACGGTCATGCCGGGCTCTCCTGGTACACTTGGCACTCCGGGCAGGTGCCTTCGATCTCCAGATGAACCTGGGCCAACTTGAAGCCCATGTTTTCAGCCAGGCTGGGCAAGGTGTTGGCGATCTCCTGGGATTCAGTCTCCCCCACCACCCCACAATCCTGGCAGATCCAAAACTGGGTCTGGTTGCCCAACTCAGGACGCATACAGGCAAAAAAGGCGTTGCGGCTGCCCAGGCGATGGACCAGGCCCATCTCCATGAGAAATTCCAACGACCGATAGACCGCTGAGGGGGCCGGGCGTCGGGAGCTGTTGGTTTCAAATCGCTCCAAAATATCGTAAGCCCCCAGGGAGCGGTGGCTATTGGAAAGAATGGCCAACACCTCCCGGCGGTTGGGGGTCAACCTCCCGCCCTTTTCCCGACAGACGGTATCGGCCCGTTGCAGGATGGTTTTCCGGCAATGCTCGTGATCGTGGCTGGAGTTGGGAAAGGGGGTTTTCATGGTTGATTGGCCTTGAATAATTGATTCCATGCAACAGGGAAAAGCGCTTGACTTCAATCCGGGAAAACATAACCATATCCCCGCGATAATGCAATATTATATCATTT
Coding sequences within it:
- a CDS encoding transcriptional repressor, which encodes MKTPFPNSSHDHEHCRKTILQRADTVCREKGGRLTPNRREVLAILSNSHRSLGAYDILERFETNSSRRPAPSAVYRSLEFLMEMGLVHRLGSRNAFFACMRPELGNQTQFWICQDCGVVGETESQEIANTLPSLAENMGFKLAQVHLEIEGTCPECQVYQESPA